The following DNA comes from Sander lucioperca isolate FBNREF2018 chromosome 2, SLUC_FBN_1.2, whole genome shotgun sequence.
tgttttaaaaaaaaaaaaaaaacaattccagtccatggtatcagaattttggatagtcatcatggaaacattaattggtcatgtgacaaaggctgggaagattggcagaacaggcagccaaatgacagtactctgatccaatggaaatcacaatggTCCGATTATAAGCATTCTTTCCCAATGGATGGCCCATTgccccccctgccccccccctTCTAGCACCGCCCCTGCCTATCAAAGAGGGCAACACTGAATGTATACATTCTAGAATAAAATCTGGGATGTTAATCCTGCTCTCTCCTACAGGAACCCCTGGTGTTGGAAAGACCACTTTGGGAAAGGAGCTGGCCCAGAGGACAGGGCTCACCTATGTCAACATAGGAGACCTGGCCCAGGAAGGTAAAACCCCTAACCAACTTTCACAACCAAATGAAACGCAGATGGCAACGAGCACCTACAGGATGGAACATCCTTCATCCTTCTGTTGAATCTCAAATCCCAACCCTTATTGGCCATTGTGTTTGTGCTGCCGTAGCCGGCCCCGGTTTGAGTCCTAACTCCGGGGTCGCTTGTAGACTAAGAATGGAAATAAAAGCAGATACATTTCAGAGACACCCTGAGGCTGTTCTGATTATTCGGATTCTCTGATTTCTCTCTCCCCAGGACAACTTTATGATGGCTATGATGAAGAGTACCAGTGCCCAATTTTGGATGAGGACAGGGTGAGTTAAATTCCCCATGCAAGCTTTGAACCTGGTTAGGATCTGATCTGTACTACACAACAGACCCAACTAAACGTTCTTTTGGATATGATTTGAAACCCCTGCACCACTCGGCTCCCTTATTGCACGTCCTGGTTATCCTCACCCAGCTTGGATTCCTAGTCTTCTTTCTTATCTGGTTCAACAGCAACATTAATCGCCCATGATGACATATTGAAGCTAGGGTCAGAATCTTATTCCTGCTGTATTAACCCTCTGACCCAGGCCAGCCACTCTAGACAGTAGAGCATTTAGTAACCTGAATATGTTGGACTACAGATACAAATGAGAAGTGGTAATGAATCCTTTTCACTTGTTAACTGACTAAATAAAAGTGTACTCTACTTAAAAGTTTAGCACTTCTATATCTTTGAGGGACTAACAagagacataaaaaaaagtctttaagcAGCAAAGGTCAAGATACCCTTAACTTTAGTCCTTAGTATGCTCCAAAAACACAATGTCCCATAATGCAACAAATGGCACCTTTTAACTAGACCCTCCTGTCAGGCTGCGTTGCTGTATGATATAGAGGCATCAGTATATCATAACTAGGGATGCAACGATTGTAGATTTTGTTGGTACGATTATAGTCTGAAAAATAATCAAGGTTTAACGATTATGACGATTATTATGCATTAATTTCACTGCTAATGTATAAAATTACATGACCACTCTAGATTGTAATGTTATGCATTGCTGCCttttgaaacagaaataacacaGTAACAGTTTGAATGTTTTGTGTGCCAGATTGAAACCACCTTTTGTAGCACTTGGGTAAACAGAACTTCACATGTTGGAGAGAGGTGAAGGAGGAGGTGCTGTTTCCTTCCTCTGCCACAGACAAATTATAGGCTAAATGCTCATGTTATTATTGGGGGCAGGCAGCTTATTCCCTCTGTGGTGTGATGAATTTGAAAATGCTGAACTAACAGGATTTAAATTCTCAATACAGATTGAATTAGGATGGTGGATGTCAAATATTGTGACTTGTTGTGATGCTGCAGGTGGTGGATGAGCTGGATGAAAAGATGGTAGAAGGTGGTGCAATTGTTGACTATCATGGCTGTGACCTGTTCCCTGAACGCTGGTTCCACATCGTCTTTGTCCTCCGCACAGACAACACCCAACTGTACACACGGTTAGAGAGCAGGTAACTTCCACTTCATTTCTCATGTGTACTAAACCTCAACCAATGTCGACCCTGTCCCACTGTGGAGCATCCAACTAGGGCCAGCAGGATTTCAGGTTTTAGTTTGCACCTTTTGAACCAGTCAAATCTTTAGCACGTGCTAAGATCTTAAAGTGGCTAATGGTAAGAGTGCCAGTGTATTTGACGTGTACTTTGATTGGTTTGGCCCACGTCCCAGTCactaacatggagggggcggGCTTATGACCtgtactgcagccagccaccagggggctaCCCAGATGTTTTGACCCTAACTTTTACAGTCTTTGCATCAACCCCtggtagggctgtgcaattaatcataATGTAATCGTTATTATGATTttggctcccaatgatcacaaaatcCGAATAATTGAGAAAAAATATTGTTAAAACTCTTAATTTGTCTTGGGTTGTGAATGGGAACAAAGTTCAAATGGGAAAAGcattaagggaaatttcacagttcaagtaTTTTGCACTgatgatttgtttaactgttgaTCCAAAACTCAATCAGGAATCGTGTTGaataattgtgatttcaatattgaccaaaataatcatcatgatttttttccctAATCGAGCGGCCCTAACCCCTGGTCTGTACAGGCACACTGAAATGCCCTTGACTGCTCTATACATCCCTGCCTAGTGCCTACCCCACCACTCTTATTGTCTAACCCCTATGGTTAGTGTAGTTCTTAGCACAGtagtttcagtttgtctctgtcctctgtgtGACTGCCAGGGGTTACGCAGGGAAGAAGCTGCAGGACAACGTGCAGTGTGAGATCTTCCAGACCATCTACGAGGAGGCCATGGAGGCCTACAGCGAGGAGATCGTCCACCAGTTGCCCAGCAACACTCCAGAGGACCTGGAGCGCAACCTGGAGCAGATAGTTCAGTGGATCGAGCAGTGGATGAAGGACCACAACTAGAAGCTGAACTCAGCCTGCTGCTGGCTTCCACTGGCAGGACTGTCAACAACAAGTGTTTTGGACAATTAATAAATGAATTGTGGTTATTTTCCAATCTGCATTTATTTTCCTAGATTTTGCCATAAAGAAGACTGGTGATATATCCAAAGAGTAATCACTTTGTTCAGTGGCCTCTTTGACCTGCCTCTAGTTAGCAGGGAGTGCTGCTCGGCCAACCCTCTCTCAAATGGTTGGACTTTAAAAGGTAGATGTCCtcttaaaaacagaaacacaccagGACTTTGTGACACTAGTTGTCTGATTACCCATCACATGATTTGTAACCAGTGCAACCTATTGTCAAGTCAAAGCACTCATGTGatgctgcattcatgtcatattttttataaagaaatgatgaaacagCATTGTCACCATGTCTCAGTCATAATAACAATAGTTAGAACTAGACCTCAAACCCCACTGAGGATTGACAGAGGTCTTATATTAATGATgcacattatttacagtacttctCTAAATGTTAGAGTACTTTACAGCAGAAACACAGAAGAACATACTGGACAAAGCAAATGTTGCAGATTTTTTATAATTGCAGATATTTGGGAACATGCACCACCAACTCCCATCATTTGAAATGATGATAGTGTGGGCCCAGCATTGTTAACCTGTCTTGTAGAGGGGCTGCGTGTGTGTCAAAATGAACGGTCTATACAGACCAGACTGTGAATACAATCTGCTCAATTTTAATTCTACTATAATACTTAGTGAAATAAATAATCTGTTAATTCAAATATTTCTCTAAAGAGCAGCTGttgtattttatcttttaaACAGGGTTTCCACGTGGTCTAAACAAGTCTAAAATGTATAtcttaataatataataaatttaatttaaattcgCTCAATTATTGTCacaaataattttaaaaaggtcttaattTTTCTACGTCaatgtaacgctacctctaatgctcccTCAGCGCTTTAGTGTATTTTTTCtgaaaagtggagatctcaacccccccaatgttgaacccaaagttacacccttgaaTGCAACTTATTTTGCAGCCTAGTTATATACCAGTCCTATACTTCAAATAAATTGGGGAGTTGTTTCAGACGATGCTACCGGactctgacttttctttttatgttttgatatgggtcttaaatttcattcaaaCTGGTCTCGAAGGgttcttaaatttgacttggtgaaacctgcagaaaccctgttaAATTAAAGTAAGAAGAAACTGTAACATTCAAGTGCTGTTCATAAAATAACGCCATGATGTTACCAGATATGACCTTTTGTCAGCTGTGAGTTCTGGCTCCAGGTCATGGAACCTGTAATCTTTTCAAGCGTCATAAACACCTGAGAGAAGCCACACCTGTGCACgtgtacagtacacacagtCTGTACAGTACACAGTCTGTACAGTACACAGTCTGTACAGTACAGTCACGTTACTGAGCTCAGCATTCAGTGAGGTTGACAGGAAGGTATGTTCAGAAAACTATTCTCGCGGGAAAAAAGTGTGGGCGATTTTAATGAATGATGACGACACTGAACGACGAGGAGATagatggtggtggtgatgatgaaatATGAATGCTATCTGACATTGTTTTTGTTGACGTATATCTGAAACGCCGCCAGTGTATTACGGTTCCGGTAAACGTTGTCTAACGTTGCACTTTGTCCAACGCAATCCTGGAAACAAGAAACTTTTCGACAGTAAAACGTAAGCctattccttttttatttttattttttttatttatttttattgacaaaatgcaGTATACAGAGAATCAGGTAAACAGTAATAGCACATGAACACGTAAGCCTATTCCACTTTGACGTTTGTCGAGAGGGTGACGTGCTAGACGGTCTGTTCGTAATAAAAGCTCTTTATTACAGTATCCACTGCAAAGTGGTatgtttcattttaaacatgttaaaaaatcaATATGACACGCATTATACAATAGCTGTGTAGGTACCGTTAACTGGCATATGAGCGAATAATATGTGAAGTACCAACGGCAAAATCAAttagaatactttattgatcccctcaggggAATTATTTAGTTGCTGTTGCTCACAGTCATATTCAAGGTAAAATAAGAAAAGAGCAAGTCAATAAGTGTATACTGTAAATAAGTAACATctaagacataaataaaatgttaagtatttacagacataaataaaaactttaagTAGAAGTGAGTGAGATTAGGTTACAAGTCAGATTAGGTTAAAAAGATTGTTTCAGTGGATTGTACAAACTCTATTGTAGCGCAGTGTACAGTATGAATACAAGTAGCAGCTGTTGTGAAGAGGGCAATTAAAGATGGTTGTCCTTGGGGGGAGGAGTAGGAGTCCCCActggaggagggagagcagaTAGGAGGTGGAGGGGGGTGGTGGTTTGGTCTCAGTTGACTCTGAAGTCGGCAGGGTGGGGGCTGCTGAGTTAAACCTGTTAAAAAACAGGTTCAGTTCATTTGCCCTATCCACTCCTCCCTCAATCCCATTGTCAGCTGACCTGAAACCAGTGATGGTTCTCATGCCTTCCACACCTCTCTTACGTTGTTTTTCTGGAGTTTCCGCTCCAGCTTCCTCCTGTCTTTCTCTTTGGCCTCCCTTATCTTCCATTTCAGGTCCTCCTGGATCTTTTTCAGCTCCTCTCTATTACCAGCTCTAAAAGCCCTCTTCTTGCTGTTTAAAATGTCCTTAATGTCCCTTGTTACCAATGGTTTGTTAATTGAGTAACAATGAACAGTCCTTGTTGGGACAATGGAGTCCACACAGAAGTTTATGTAGTCCGATATGCACTCAGTAAGCCCATCGATGTCCCTACCATGTGTTAGGGATGGGCGTAccgatcctgtggtatcgatagatcgatatactcacgctactcatttggcattgatttccttaaagaaatatcgatataaactaaaagataataattgggggtgtatgcatcactttcagctgttttagattacttacttaaatgactatgtgccgggacacccctgtacctggcggcgtattgagctggcccatgtcacgtgacaggagacgagtGAATGATCGTCAACGtgcgacacagccgacagcgacacagccaagggcctgaaaatgtgtatgtttttgttcatatttaatttatttcattcatatttattttaattttaatttgattATGTATTGGCCATAATAAATgttgtataaatggtctgtatttgtcttaaatgtaataatatttttactgacaaaaattgccaataagaaattatctgtatcggtatcgtatcgaatcctaaaagtgtggcATCGCCCATCCCTACCATGCGTCTCACTGAGTGCATTCCAGTCAGTCACCTCAAAACAGCCTC
Coding sequences within:
- the ak6 gene encoding adenylate kinase isoenzyme 6, which translates into the protein MKMRKRPNVLLTGTPGVGKTTLGKELAQRTGLTYVNIGDLAQEGQLYDGYDEEYQCPILDEDRVVDELDEKMVEGGAIVDYHGCDLFPERWFHIVFVLRTDNTQLYTRLESRGYAGKKLQDNVQCEIFQTIYEEAMEAYSEEIVHQLPSNTPEDLERNLEQIVQWIEQWMKDHN